One window from the genome of Streptomyces sp. NBC_00708 encodes:
- a CDS encoding DUF5706 domain-containing protein yields MTGRRRFILRPGSAGPEDVVELSRELIAQNHIEIGRADGKAAVLLATGGSLLGLLLVCRTPGTFGPLPLWWAATVTTTAALLLLLTALLPRHGQKAGRNSRSLAYYDDVVRAERHAELPSGLSRTSADPHPRLFRALTGTSRIAHIKNRCVHGAVLMLLPAVACVSAALLSRT; encoded by the coding sequence GTGACCGGCCGCCGTCGCTTCATCCTCCGGCCCGGATCGGCCGGGCCGGAGGATGTGGTGGAGCTGTCGCGTGAGCTGATCGCCCAGAACCACATCGAGATAGGGCGGGCGGACGGCAAGGCGGCGGTTCTGCTCGCCACCGGAGGGTCACTGCTCGGTCTCCTCCTGGTCTGCCGCACGCCCGGCACCTTCGGCCCCCTGCCGCTGTGGTGGGCGGCCACGGTCACCACGACCGCGGCCTTGCTTCTGCTGCTGACGGCCCTGCTTCCCCGCCACGGCCAGAAGGCCGGAAGGAACTCCCGCTCCCTCGCCTACTACGACGACGTGGTCCGCGCAGAGAGACATGCGGAGCTGCCGTCCGGGCTCTCCCGGACCAGCGCCGACCCCCACCCTCGTCTCTTCCGTGCTCTGACGGGGACCAGCCGTATCGCCCACATCAAGAATCGGTGTGTGCATGGCGCCGTGCTCATGCTGCTGCCGGCTGTTGCGTGCGTGAGCGCGGCGCTGCTCTCCCGTACCTGA